The following are encoded together in the Novipirellula artificiosorum genome:
- a CDS encoding galactitol-1-phosphate 5-dehydrogenase, which produces MKAALLTEYKKMQVTEVEEPEVGPDDVLVQVEACGICGSDIHGYDGSTGRRIPPLIMGHEAAGTVVSTGQSVTDLASGTRVTFDSMVSCGDCAFCRRGDQNLCDHRMVLGVSCGDFRRHGAFAERISVPRRIVYALPDALPFEHAALIEAVSVAVHAANVTRVQLGDTAVVVGAGMIGLLTLQAIRAAGASTVIAVDLNDKRLSVAKQLGADVVLRADHVDVAEEIRKLSGGRGADIALEVVGATATVQTAIDSVRKGGVVTLVGNLSAKIEFPLQSVVTREITLRGTCGCNGEYPQCIDLMNRGIINVAPLITQKIPLAETPAWFERLHAGDADQMKVVVLPQQL; this is translated from the coding sequence ATGAAAGCAGCACTTCTGACCGAATACAAGAAGATGCAAGTCACCGAGGTCGAGGAACCGGAGGTCGGCCCCGATGACGTTTTGGTCCAAGTTGAAGCCTGTGGAATTTGCGGAAGCGACATCCATGGCTACGACGGCAGCACCGGCCGGCGTATCCCGCCGCTGATCATGGGCCACGAAGCGGCTGGCACCGTCGTGTCCACGGGGCAGAGCGTAACCGATTTGGCCAGCGGGACGCGAGTCACGTTTGATTCGATGGTCTCCTGCGGCGATTGTGCGTTTTGCCGTCGTGGCGATCAGAACCTTTGTGATCACCGCATGGTCTTGGGAGTTTCCTGCGGCGATTTTCGGCGACACGGGGCGTTCGCGGAACGAATCAGTGTCCCACGACGGATTGTCTATGCCTTGCCGGATGCGTTGCCGTTTGAACATGCGGCACTGATCGAAGCGGTCTCGGTGGCGGTTCATGCTGCCAATGTGACTCGTGTTCAACTGGGGGATACCGCGGTGGTGGTCGGCGCCGGGATGATCGGGCTGTTGACGCTGCAAGCGATCCGCGCGGCAGGCGCCTCCACCGTGATCGCCGTCGATCTGAATGACAAACGCTTGTCGGTTGCCAAACAACTGGGTGCCGATGTCGTTCTTCGTGCGGACCACGTCGATGTGGCGGAAGAGATTCGCAAACTCAGTGGCGGTCGAGGTGCCGATATCGCATTGGAAGTGGTCGGGGCGACGGCGACGGTGCAAACGGCGATCGATTCGGTTCGTAAAGGCGGGGTCGTCACCTTGGTCGGAAACCTGTCTGCAAAAATAGAATTCCCCCTGCAATCCGTGGTCACTCGCGAAATCACGTTGCGAGGAACGTGTGGCTGTAACGGGGAATACCCGCAATGCATTGACTTGATGAACCGCGGGATTATCAATGTCGCACCGCTGATCACTCAAAAAATTCCCCTCGCAGAAACGCCGGCTTGGTTCGAACGATTGCATGCGGGGGACGCGGACCAGATGAAGGTGGTCGTGCTACCTCAACAGCTTTAG
- a CDS encoding ABC transporter permease encodes MLTARELPTLFRFLFAAGPGRMTEFLGNQFLGRCGTIASILAILWATVKLALRPQSWTPPVRGVLARQLLFTGVDGIAVACRFGAAVGVLIIVQAALWIDALGVTTDIIAPMLWRAIVRELAPLLACMVVIGRSGIAISTELATMLVNGEIEVLDAQGIDPMTALVMPRIISMVVSVFGLAIIIASSMVVTGYVIGWSMGAIHVSWTTFLDGIIREFNSLDLLFFVPKTVIAAAFAGAICCIDGLNVRGSITDVSRVSSRSGIRALTAVFFVSAVLSVLIYGRILVFKIL; translated from the coding sequence GTGCTGACCGCTCGCGAATTACCGACCTTGTTTCGCTTTCTGTTTGCCGCAGGTCCCGGCCGGATGACCGAGTTTCTAGGCAATCAGTTCCTCGGGCGATGTGGCACCATCGCGTCCATCTTGGCGATTCTGTGGGCCACCGTCAAATTGGCCCTGCGGCCTCAATCATGGACACCACCGGTTCGCGGCGTCCTTGCCCGACAATTGCTGTTTACCGGTGTCGATGGCATTGCGGTCGCCTGTCGCTTCGGAGCCGCCGTTGGAGTGCTGATCATTGTCCAGGCTGCGCTGTGGATTGATGCCTTAGGGGTGACCACCGATATCATCGCCCCCATGTTATGGCGGGCCATCGTTCGAGAGCTCGCACCGCTGCTGGCATGCATGGTCGTGATTGGTCGCAGCGGCATCGCGATCTCCACCGAACTTGCAACGATGTTGGTCAATGGGGAAATTGAGGTTCTCGATGCACAGGGAATCGATCCGATGACCGCATTGGTGATGCCTCGCATCATCAGCATGGTCGTCAGCGTGTTTGGTTTGGCCATCATCATCGCCAGCTCGATGGTGGTCACAGGCTACGTGATCGGATGGTCGATGGGCGCGATCCATGTTTCGTGGACAACCTTTTTGGATGGAATCATTCGTGAATTCAATTCTCTCGATTTGCTCTTCTTCGTTCCTAAAACGGTGATTGCAGCTGCATTTGCCGGAGCCATTTGTTGCATCGATGGGCTCAATGTTCGTGGCAGCATCACGGACGTCTCGCGTGTTTCGAGTCGCAGCGGCATTCGAGCCCTGACCGCCGTCTTCTTTGTCTCCGCAGTGCTTTCGGTGCTGATCTACGGACGCATCCTCGTTTTCAAGATTCTTTAG
- a CDS encoding P-loop NTPase family protein: MNPTKTTTTEKPEVLTLRDVTFAGSTDSSVQLAAANLVIREGELAIVRLDRFQKTRDTVSMMQGLSSPLRGEVLFHNKDWRGQDFERHFRMRSKIGRVFDDHAWIQNLNVGKNVTLASEHHALATATIFDEVHAWRKRFGVKDVLRQRPAFVDESILQVYQWIRALILKPKLMILERPMQSVSMKLLPKFTDAVNGLRRSGTGVLWFTANPADDAARHDAPQVSYKIESGKFVPIAGGIA; encoded by the coding sequence ATGAATCCAACCAAAACGACCACCACCGAAAAACCTGAAGTGCTCACCCTGCGAGATGTCACGTTCGCAGGATCGACCGACAGCAGTGTTCAATTGGCAGCGGCCAATCTCGTCATTCGCGAAGGCGAATTGGCAATCGTTCGTCTGGATCGTTTTCAGAAAACACGAGACACCGTCTCGATGATGCAGGGTTTGAGTTCGCCCCTCCGCGGCGAGGTGCTGTTCCACAACAAGGATTGGCGTGGACAAGACTTCGAACGTCACTTTCGTATGCGCAGCAAGATTGGCCGCGTCTTTGACGATCATGCCTGGATCCAAAACTTGAATGTCGGGAAAAATGTCACACTGGCGAGCGAACATCACGCACTGGCGACCGCAACGATCTTCGATGAGGTACACGCTTGGCGAAAACGATTTGGCGTCAAGGATGTGTTGCGTCAACGACCGGCGTTCGTCGACGAGTCAATCTTGCAAGTCTACCAATGGATTCGTGCCCTCATCCTGAAGCCCAAGCTGATGATTCTTGAACGTCCGATGCAATCGGTATCGATGAAACTGCTTCCGAAATTCACCGATGCGGTCAACGGACTTCGCCGCAGCGGGACCGGGGTTTTGTGGTTCACCGCAAATCCCGCTGACGATGCAGCCCGTCATGATGCTCCCCAGGTAAGCTACAAGATTGAATCCGGAAAGTTTGTCCCCATCGCCGGAGGAATTGCCTGA
- a CDS encoding MlaD family protein, with the protein MNEPYRLRYTNQIVGAFLLILLLFLIVLSILLLRASDYFVEQDHYWIEIAQEDIDDLHKGADVMILGERAGKVENIRYVDDSDKVRVNLAIDPQKSSEIFSDSIVLLERKYGIGTPILDIRRAKSANGAMVPLLPGNQLANFRGEADRIDQMAHEVESVSESVRRIQQKLDPTLSGIEQAADRFRGSLDNSIDPTLSQTMKASDSFYQTNEAIRPEALETLQTVRKATENLESQVESLTTKIELLVENDMRDTLVDVRESTDDISAAASRVNQSSVTVTESISETLRTLRDAAEEIHQLATETREVVRIVRKEANELPGTTQRVNETVSDTQDLVGEVRSHWLLRRYNTQPTSTPQVSPSSLRGGAVR; encoded by the coding sequence ATGAACGAACCTTATCGATTGCGCTACACCAACCAAATTGTGGGTGCCTTTCTACTCATTCTGTTGCTGTTCTTGATCGTCTTGTCGATCCTGCTGCTGCGGGCCAGTGACTATTTTGTTGAACAGGACCACTACTGGATCGAAATCGCACAAGAGGACATCGACGATTTGCACAAAGGCGCCGACGTGATGATCTTGGGCGAACGAGCGGGCAAGGTTGAAAACATCCGCTATGTGGACGACAGCGATAAGGTTCGCGTTAACCTTGCGATCGACCCCCAGAAGAGCTCCGAGATTTTTTCGGATTCCATCGTCTTGCTCGAACGCAAGTATGGAATTGGCACTCCGATTCTTGACATTCGACGTGCCAAATCGGCCAACGGGGCGATGGTTCCACTGTTGCCTGGGAACCAACTCGCCAACTTCCGCGGTGAAGCCGATCGTATCGACCAAATGGCTCACGAAGTCGAATCGGTCAGCGAATCGGTCCGCCGCATCCAACAAAAACTCGATCCAACGCTATCCGGTATCGAACAAGCCGCAGACCGTTTCCGCGGTTCCCTCGACAATTCCATCGATCCGACATTGTCCCAAACCATGAAAGCTTCCGATTCCTTCTATCAAACCAACGAAGCAATCCGACCCGAGGCACTTGAAACCTTGCAGACGGTTCGTAAGGCAACCGAGAACCTTGAGTCCCAGGTCGAGAGTTTAACAACGAAGATCGAGTTATTGGTCGAAAACGATATGCGAGACACGTTGGTCGATGTGCGGGAATCAACGGATGACATCAGTGCGGCAGCAAGTCGCGTCAATCAAAGCTCGGTCACGGTCACCGAAAGCATTTCCGAAACGCTTCGTACCCTGCGCGATGCGGCGGAAGAGATTCATCAGCTTGCGACAGAAACACGCGAAGTGGTTCGAATTGTTCGCAAAGAAGCCAATGAGTTGCCTGGGACAACGCAACGCGTCAACGAGACGGTGAGTGACACGCAGGACCTTGTCGGAGAAGTCCGCAGTCATTGGCTGCTTCGCCGCTACAACACACAACCGACATCCACGCCGCAAGTTTCACCCTCGAGCCTACGCGGGGGGGCGGTACGTTGA
- a CDS encoding adenylate/guanylate cyclase domain-containing protein, translating into MPVAAAKPSENLPLVRWSVWQRHGLFFVCVSPVLANAIGSVINVLYNAKQIRPLLSDAQMERFDACWQGFNLLVYPVAIGCFLIPLFWLRPIHRSLLQGESVPPDRLQRARRIVINLPWWFLLVASIGWLSCIPVFPAALRAVPEPLSADVVTHLITSFIIASLIALTHSFFAVEMTIQKALFPVFFQDAIPVHVPGAVPLNITTRGVLWAFSAVVSPVVSLVLILLVPDAAHEAPAFAVAVGVVAILFGLSSSWMLGKMVATPVRLMKEAALKVARGHLDVRVDLLRADDFGLLIESFNSMVEGLRQREQLQQTFGRHVGQEAARQILSEQNSLAGREQDITVMFVDIRNFTQYASSHSPEQVVAALNVFFREAVEKIESHGGMTNKFLGDGLMALFGIGLHSDQHAQRAVKAGLEMICCMKQASEKFADVGWPDLQIGIGINSGPAIVGSIGSPKRQEYTAIGDTVNVAARVEALTKAVGCQLLITRTTRDRLTEEFVIEAEPPQRVKGKSGTLEVFRVVEQE; encoded by the coding sequence GTGCCGGTTGCCGCTGCGAAGCCATCGGAGAACTTGCCGCTCGTTCGTTGGAGTGTGTGGCAGCGACACGGGTTGTTCTTTGTCTGCGTTTCACCGGTCCTTGCAAACGCAATCGGCAGCGTTATCAACGTCCTCTACAATGCAAAGCAAATTCGGCCGCTGCTCAGCGACGCGCAGATGGAGCGGTTCGACGCTTGTTGGCAAGGGTTCAATCTGCTGGTTTACCCGGTCGCGATCGGGTGTTTCTTGATACCGTTGTTTTGGCTGAGGCCGATTCATCGCTCCTTGCTTCAAGGAGAGTCGGTGCCGCCGGATCGGTTGCAACGGGCTCGGCGGATCGTGATCAATCTGCCTTGGTGGTTTCTGCTGGTCGCGTCCATTGGGTGGCTGAGTTGCATCCCGGTCTTTCCGGCTGCACTTCGCGCGGTGCCCGAGCCTTTGTCCGCCGATGTGGTCACGCACCTGATCACGTCGTTCATCATCGCGTCGCTGATCGCGCTAACGCACAGCTTTTTTGCGGTCGAGATGACGATTCAAAAGGCTTTGTTTCCCGTCTTCTTTCAAGATGCGATCCCCGTTCATGTTCCTGGCGCGGTGCCTCTGAACATCACCACACGAGGCGTGTTGTGGGCGTTCTCGGCGGTCGTCAGCCCGGTGGTTTCGCTGGTCTTGATCCTGCTCGTCCCAGACGCCGCACACGAAGCCCCTGCGTTTGCGGTGGCCGTTGGAGTGGTCGCGATTCTGTTCGGGCTCAGCAGTAGCTGGATGCTCGGAAAGATGGTCGCCACCCCCGTGCGGCTGATGAAGGAAGCCGCCCTCAAGGTGGCCCGAGGTCACTTGGATGTTCGAGTGGATTTGCTTCGCGCCGATGACTTTGGGCTGCTGATAGAGAGTTTCAACTCGATGGTCGAGGGGTTGCGACAACGCGAGCAATTGCAACAAACGTTTGGTCGGCATGTGGGCCAGGAAGCGGCACGCCAAATCCTGAGTGAGCAAAACAGCTTGGCTGGGCGCGAACAAGACATCACGGTGATGTTCGTCGACATTCGCAACTTCACCCAATACGCTTCTTCTCATTCTCCGGAGCAAGTTGTTGCAGCCCTGAACGTCTTTTTTCGAGAAGCGGTCGAGAAGATTGAGTCGCATGGAGGCATGACGAACAAATTCTTAGGTGATGGTTTGATGGCTCTGTTTGGCATCGGTTTGCACTCGGACCAGCATGCCCAACGAGCGGTCAAAGCGGGCTTGGAAATGATTTGCTGCATGAAACAGGCGTCCGAGAAGTTTGCCGACGTTGGATGGCCCGATCTGCAAATCGGCATCGGTATCAATTCCGGTCCAGCGATCGTGGGAAGCATCGGTTCCCCGAAACGTCAGGAGTACACGGCGATTGGTGATACCGTCAACGTTGCCGCTCGCGTCGAGGCACTCACCAAAGCCGTGGGATGCCAGCTGTTGATCACGCGGACCACGCGTGACCGGTTGACCGAGGAGTTTGTGATCGAAGCCGAACCGCCTCAGCGGGTCAAAGGCAAATCAGGAACTCTCGAGGTTTTCCGAGTTGTCGAGCAGGAGTGA
- a CDS encoding DUF3127 domain-containing protein, with the protein MSESKVSGVVHLIEDTKSYGSKGFRKRLVVLEQEKGSFTNFVPLEFIKDGCDLADELNVGDEIEVVYRLNGRRWQKDEQSEVKFFLNAEALSFRVLNGGGDTMTERVSESPNDAFNEASEEDAPF; encoded by the coding sequence ATGAGCGAGTCGAAGGTTAGCGGTGTCGTGCATTTGATTGAGGACACCAAGAGTTATGGAAGTAAGGGGTTTCGCAAACGTTTGGTGGTGCTGGAACAGGAAAAGGGCAGCTTCACGAACTTTGTGCCGCTTGAGTTCATCAAGGACGGTTGCGATTTGGCCGACGAATTGAACGTGGGCGACGAGATTGAAGTGGTTTATCGGCTCAATGGCCGTCGTTGGCAAAAGGACGAGCAAAGCGAAGTTAAGTTCTTTCTCAATGCCGAGGCGTTATCGTTTCGAGTGCTCAATGGCGGCGGGGATACGATGACGGAACGGGTCTCAGAGTCGCCCAATGATGCGTTCAACGAAGCGAGCGAAGAAGACGCACCATTTTAG
- a CDS encoding sulfatase family protein: MSRFYVLSLFATLICGQLHGGDPAAPNVVVIFIDDMGYADINPFGGTDYPTPHLDSMAAEGRKFTDFVVSSAVCSASRSALMTGCYHRRIGIAGALGPKSEIGINPDETTIAEICKSKGYATAIFGKWHLGHHPKFLPTNHGFDLYYGIPYSNDMWPLHPDFLSKRKKNPDAKSPWPALPMISATRGGGYEIVNPNIQPADQEQMTKQFTERAVEFIKSNADHPFFLYLPHPMVHVPLYVSEDFRGKSGAGLFGDVVMEVDWSVGQVMKAIEEIGADEKTLVIFTSDNGPWLSYGAHAGKATPLREGKGTMFEGGYREPTLMRWKGKIPAGTTCDKLCSTIDILPTVAKLIDADLPSRKLDGRDIRPLMFGEAGAASPHDAFWCYYKGGELEAVRNERFKLMFPHGYRSLNGREGGSGGFPVGYETNKIQLSLFDLDADVSETKDVKDQYPEVVAKLMAAAAQAREELGDRLTDQGGSERREPGKLDPEDERLPMDWDS, encoded by the coding sequence ATGTCTCGATTCTACGTCCTGTCACTTTTTGCCACCCTGATTTGCGGCCAACTTCATGGGGGCGATCCTGCTGCGCCAAATGTCGTTGTGATCTTCATCGACGATATGGGTTACGCCGATATTAACCCGTTTGGTGGGACCGATTATCCGACGCCCCACTTGGATTCGATGGCTGCCGAAGGCCGGAAGTTTACCGACTTCGTTGTCTCCTCGGCTGTCTGTTCGGCGTCGCGATCGGCACTGATGACCGGTTGTTATCATCGGCGAATCGGCATCGCTGGTGCTCTCGGGCCAAAGTCTGAAATCGGCATCAACCCCGACGAAACGACGATTGCCGAGATCTGCAAATCGAAGGGCTATGCGACTGCCATCTTTGGCAAATGGCACTTAGGACATCACCCGAAATTTTTGCCAACCAACCATGGCTTTGATCTCTACTACGGTATTCCCTATAGCAACGACATGTGGCCGCTTCACCCCGATTTCCTTTCGAAGCGTAAAAAGAACCCGGATGCGAAATCACCGTGGCCCGCATTGCCAATGATTTCGGCGACACGCGGAGGGGGATACGAGATTGTGAATCCCAATATCCAACCCGCCGACCAAGAACAGATGACGAAGCAGTTTACCGAGCGGGCGGTCGAATTCATCAAGAGCAACGCCGACCATCCGTTCTTTTTGTACCTACCGCATCCGATGGTGCACGTGCCACTGTACGTCTCCGAAGATTTTCGCGGAAAGAGCGGCGCGGGGTTGTTCGGTGACGTCGTGATGGAAGTTGATTGGTCGGTGGGGCAAGTGATGAAGGCCATCGAAGAGATCGGAGCGGATGAGAAGACGCTGGTTATTTTTACGAGCGACAATGGGCCCTGGCTCTCGTACGGGGCCCACGCTGGCAAGGCGACACCGTTGCGTGAAGGGAAAGGGACGATGTTTGAAGGTGGCTACCGCGAGCCGACGTTGATGCGTTGGAAGGGGAAAATTCCCGCAGGTACGACATGCGACAAGCTGTGCAGCACCATCGACATTCTTCCCACCGTCGCGAAACTGATTGATGCGGATTTGCCCTCTCGCAAGTTGGATGGCCGAGACATTCGGCCGCTGATGTTTGGCGAAGCCGGTGCCGCATCACCCCATGACGCGTTTTGGTGCTACTACAAGGGAGGCGAATTGGAAGCGGTTCGCAACGAACGCTTCAAGTTGATGTTCCCCCATGGCTATCGCAGCTTGAACGGGCGCGAGGGTGGGTCGGGTGGCTTCCCGGTTGGATATGAAACGAACAAAATTCAATTAAGTCTGTTTGATCTCGACGCCGATGTCTCGGAAACCAAGGATGTGAAAGACCAGTATCCGGAGGTGGTGGCGAAATTGATGGCTGCCGCGGCTCAGGCACGCGAGGAACTCGGAGACCGTTTGACCGACCAAGGGGGCAGTGAACGTCGCGAACCTGGAAAGTTGGATCCGGAGGATGAGCGGCTGCCAATGGACTGGGATTCGTGA
- a CDS encoding right-handed parallel beta-helix repeat-containing protein yields MRFRCFPRLVCCLYVFSLGWSANAADFHVATFGNDAWSGTVATVNQAASDGPLASLAAAQQRVRTLRQQQPNRQSPIVVELAEGTYFLEEPLAFSAEDSGTPQSPVIYQAAKGARPVISGGVKVSQWRTNDQGEWYTDLEPGAWSFSQMFVNDQRRFRPRWPEQGYYKISKKLEPSDQSAGKGHDQFGFAAGELNPNWQNLQDVEIVAFHHWTASRIPIAEVDDSHNRVRLGGHTTGLSSWAEFKQGHRYFAENVKEALRKPGQWYFDRPTRRLTYIPRRGETLQNTTVIVPKIKNLLLLRGEVARREWVQHLGFRGLTFAHANWSTPPTGQSFPQAEINLGAAIAAMGARYIDFDHCAVRHVGEYAMGFGPGCQHNRVTACELVDLGAGGIKIGSSLPTVWGNTLAAPNDDEALVSHHTIEDCLIAHAGRLHSAGIGVWVGHSPHNAIRHNDVFDLYYSAFSLGWVWGYGQSRAHHNEVASNHAFDIGQGVLSDMGCIYTLGISPGTSIQDNHFHDVISYDYGGWGLYTDEGSTGVTMRNNLVYRCSRGGFHQHYGKENRIENNIFAEGGQHQLQRTRSEDHTSFTFERNLVYWTKESPLLGSNWSDNHFRCDHNLYWNGGRPIRFADGLTLHQWQQERDQDTHSQIADPGFVDPANGDFHLKADSPAFQVGFVPFDYTAAGRRIPLELTADLPEVPAAFE; encoded by the coding sequence ATGAGATTTCGTTGTTTCCCGCGGCTCGTGTGCTGCCTGTATGTCTTCTCGCTTGGCTGGTCGGCAAACGCCGCCGATTTCCACGTTGCAACCTTTGGGAACGATGCCTGGTCAGGAACCGTTGCGACGGTCAACCAAGCCGCGTCCGACGGTCCCCTCGCATCGCTCGCTGCGGCCCAGCAGCGCGTTCGGACGCTTCGCCAGCAACAGCCCAATCGGCAATCGCCGATCGTCGTCGAACTCGCCGAGGGAACCTATTTCCTGGAGGAACCCTTGGCGTTCAGCGCCGAGGATTCGGGGACACCGCAATCGCCCGTGATCTACCAAGCTGCCAAAGGTGCTCGGCCTGTGATCAGCGGTGGTGTGAAGGTCAGCCAATGGAGGACGAACGATCAAGGAGAGTGGTACACCGATCTTGAACCGGGAGCGTGGAGCTTCTCGCAAATGTTTGTGAATGACCAGCGTCGGTTCCGACCGCGATGGCCAGAGCAGGGTTACTATAAGATTTCGAAGAAACTCGAACCTTCCGATCAATCCGCTGGCAAAGGGCACGACCAGTTTGGCTTTGCGGCTGGCGAACTGAACCCGAATTGGCAAAACCTTCAGGATGTGGAAATCGTTGCCTTTCATCACTGGACGGCATCCCGTATCCCGATCGCCGAGGTGGATGATTCGCACAACCGGGTACGACTTGGCGGGCACACCACCGGGCTTAGTTCTTGGGCCGAGTTCAAGCAGGGGCATCGGTATTTCGCCGAAAATGTCAAGGAAGCACTCCGCAAACCGGGCCAGTGGTATTTCGACCGCCCGACAAGACGCTTGACCTACATCCCGCGTCGGGGTGAAACGCTTCAAAACACCACGGTGATCGTGCCAAAAATCAAGAATTTGTTGCTGCTTCGTGGCGAGGTTGCTCGGCGTGAATGGGTGCAACACCTTGGCTTCCGTGGCCTGACGTTCGCCCATGCCAATTGGTCGACACCCCCGACCGGTCAGTCGTTCCCGCAAGCGGAAATCAATCTGGGCGCGGCGATCGCGGCCATGGGGGCTCGGTACATCGATTTTGACCACTGTGCCGTTCGCCATGTTGGTGAATATGCGATGGGATTTGGACCTGGATGCCAGCACAACCGAGTCACGGCCTGCGAACTGGTCGATTTGGGGGCGGGTGGAATCAAGATTGGCAGCAGTTTGCCGACCGTGTGGGGCAACACACTCGCCGCCCCGAACGATGACGAAGCCTTGGTTTCCCATCACACCATCGAAGATTGCTTGATCGCTCATGCGGGGCGGTTGCACTCAGCCGGTATCGGTGTCTGGGTAGGTCATTCGCCGCACAACGCAATTCGCCACAACGACGTTTTTGACCTCTACTACTCAGCGTTTTCGCTCGGCTGGGTGTGGGGCTATGGCCAAAGCCGTGCCCACCACAACGAAGTGGCCTCCAATCATGCTTTCGACATCGGGCAGGGTGTTCTGAGTGATATGGGATGCATCTACACACTCGGGATTTCACCCGGCACCTCGATCCAAGACAACCACTTCCACGATGTGATCTCGTATGACTATGGCGGTTGGGGATTGTACACCGATGAGGGATCCACCGGCGTCACGATGCGCAACAACCTGGTCTATCGTTGTTCTCGAGGTGGATTCCACCAGCATTACGGGAAAGAGAATCGCATCGAGAACAATATTTTTGCGGAGGGCGGCCAGCATCAACTGCAACGTACGCGAAGCGAAGACCACACCTCGTTCACGTTCGAGCGCAACCTGGTCTACTGGACCAAGGAAAGCCCCTTGCTCGGAAGCAACTGGTCTGACAACCACTTTCGCTGCGATCACAATTTGTATTGGAATGGGGGGCGTCCGATTCGGTTTGCCGATGGCTTGACCCTTCATCAGTGGCAACAAGAACGCGACCAAGACACTCACTCACAGATCGCGGATCCGGGCTTTGTCGATCCCGCCAATGGCGACTTTCATTTGAAGGCGGATTCGCCCGCATTCCAAGTTGGTTTTGTGCCTTTCGATTACACCGCTGCGGGGCGACGGATCCCCTTGGAATTGACCGCCGATCTGCCGGAGGTGCCAGCGGCATTTGAATGA
- a CDS encoding RNA polymerase sigma factor: MEPRPETSDATESRLRHRLETLFDDAQGEILGTLFYLVGNREDARDALQETFLKCWRNRQQIDQISNLRAWVFRIALNTGRDCRKAAWNRRRQSLSDPFSGDNLMVSTAESPETGAIRDEELQQLQRQVMKLRSEEREVFLLRQNGSLTYEQIAEAMSLPLGTVKTRMRTAIRTLREAVGGRS, encoded by the coding sequence ATGGAACCTCGGCCCGAAACGTCCGATGCAACCGAATCGCGACTCCGCCATCGGCTGGAGACGCTGTTTGACGATGCGCAGGGCGAAATTCTGGGGACGTTGTTCTATTTGGTGGGCAACCGGGAAGATGCTCGCGATGCCTTGCAGGAAACGTTCTTGAAGTGTTGGCGGAATCGTCAACAAATTGACCAGATCAGCAACCTGCGTGCTTGGGTCTTTCGCATCGCACTGAACACTGGCCGCGATTGTCGCAAGGCCGCCTGGAACCGGCGGCGGCAATCGTTGTCGGATCCATTTTCAGGGGACAACCTCATGGTATCAACAGCGGAATCGCCCGAAACGGGGGCCATCCGGGACGAAGAACTTCAGCAACTGCAACGGCAGGTGATGAAGCTTCGATCGGAGGAACGCGAGGTCTTTTTGCTGAGACAGAACGGCTCGCTGACCTACGAACAGATTGCCGAAGCGATGTCGTTACCGCTGGGGACCGTCAAAACACGGATGCGCACGGCGATCCGAACCCTCCGCGAAGCTGTGGGAGGACGATCATGA